One Clostridia bacterium genomic window, ACGAGCACTGGGGCAGCCTTCACTTTGTTCGTGGTGTACACACCCGCTGCCCTAGCAGGGGTATCGGAGTAAATCACTGCGATGTCCTTCCGCGCCTTCCTCACGCCAGCGAAAACCCCAGAGGCCTTCATGCCCCGGGCGGCCGTTATCCCCCCACTAATAGGGACAATATCTGCGCTGGCGTGGAAGTGCGATTCCTCGGCGTACTCGGCGTACTCTGCGGCCATCCCTTACATCAGTTCCTCTCGACTAGAATGGACTCAACGTGATGCAGTCTAAGGATACACGGGCATCATGTCAAGACCGGTCTTTTCGTCCAGGCCGAACATGAGGTTCATGTTCTGAACCGCTTGCCCCGATGCACCCTTTACTAGGTTATCTATGGCGCTCATTATGATCACTCTGTTAGTCCGACTGTCGACGCGCAGCGAAATGTCGCAGAAGTTGGAGCCGCATACCGCCTTCGTCTCCGGGAGCCTATCAGGGGGAAGCACCCGAACGAAGTGGTCGCGCCTGTAGAACTCATGGTACATGCCTGCGAGCTCCTCGCAGCTAGGACAGTTCCCGACTGGCGACGCGTATATGGTGCTGAGCATTCCGCGAGTCAGCGGAACGAGATGAGGCGTGAACGTAACGGTTACAGGCTTGCCCGCAAGCTTGGATAGCTCCTGCTCAATCTCTGGGGTGTGGCGATGACCCGCAACGCCGTATGGAGCAAGGGAGTCATTCCTCTCGGGGTAGTGGTAGGCCAAGCCGGGCTTGCGGCCTGCTCCGGATACACCGGACTTAGCATCGATGATGATGCCGGCAGTGTCGATTGCCCCTGCACGCAGAAGAGGCGCAAGACCCAAGACGACAGTAGTAGGATAGCAGCCAGGGTTGCCCACAAGCCATGCCTTGCGCACGCGGTCGCGGTTCAGCTCAGGAAGGCCGTATACAGACTCCTCAAGCAGACCAGGCTGCTCATGTTTCACCTTGTACCACGATTCGTATATTGATGCATCGTCGAACCTGAAGTCCGCCCCCAGGTCGACCATCTTCTTGCCTGCAGCACGCACCGTGGGCGCGATTGGCATCGCAGCTCCATGCGGCACAGCCGTGAACACCAGATCACATCGGGATGCCATCTCCTCAGAAGAAAGGTCTTCACACGTGAGATCGACCCTGTCCCAAAGGCTCTGGAACACCTCTCCGATCTTCTTGCCTGCGTATGTCCTAGAGGACACGCGCCTCACTCGGGCCTCCGGATGCCCCGCCAGAATGCGGATCAACTCCCCGCCGGTGTAGCCCGAGGCGCCCACAATCCCCACTTCGATGATCGAGCCCACCCCCTAACAGATATGCGTGTAAAATTACATGACGCAATTATACTCTCGCACCTCCCGGTGTGCAATAGGCAATCTTCCAGAGTCGTCCCATTGCTGGATACTGGGAGCAATTTCGCTGCCTATCAGCGGAATGGCTCGCGAAAGGGAGGGGTAATGTCATAATGAGGAGTTGGTGGAGGTTTAAGGCTGCGCAGATGGATTCTGCAACTTTATGCAGCCGCAGAATCACCGCTCTTCGGAGGCGCGCTGGACGGTATTATTACCAGCCGCCCTGTTTGGCGCTACGATGATTGTCGTGCCGATGGAGCTCCTGCAGGAACAGGGAATGGGGCAGTCTCCACCCTTCCCACCCTCGGCATCTCCACCGTGAATGTAACACCACCGTCTGGGTTGTTCCTCGCCCTTAAGGACCCACCCTGGCTTTCTATGAGGGTTTTCGATATTGCGAGGCCAAGCCCGGTCCCGTCGGGCTTGGTGGTGAAGAAAGGCTCGAAGAGACGGGACATGATCTCGTCGGGGATGCGCGGACCGTTGTCGGTGACCTCTATGAGCACCTTCGAGTTGCCAGCCTTCGAGCGCACACTGACCTTTGGGTCCGGTTCATCAGATGCAG contains:
- the argC gene encoding N-acetyl-gamma-glutamyl-phosphate reductase, with the translated sequence MIEVGIVGASGYTGGELIRILAGHPEARVRRVSSRTYAGKKIGEVFQSLWDRVDLTCEDLSSEEMASRCDLVFTAVPHGAAMPIAPTVRAAGKKMVDLGADFRFDDASIYESWYKVKHEQPGLLEESVYGLPELNRDRVRKAWLVGNPGCYPTTVVLGLAPLLRAGAIDTAGIIIDAKSGVSGAGRKPGLAYHYPERNDSLAPYGVAGHRHTPEIEQELSKLAGKPVTVTFTPHLVPLTRGMLSTIYASPVGNCPSCEELAGMYHEFYRRDHFVRVLPPDRLPETKAVCGSNFCDISLRVDSRTNRVIIMSAIDNLVKGASGQAVQNMNLMFGLDEKTGLDMMPVYP